The following proteins come from a genomic window of Sulfitobacter indolifex:
- a CDS encoding TetR/AcrR family transcriptional regulator, which produces MQVYNYEIWISPVSDSTPKFKREPAEHRREALIKATLSLIAEKGVHAATVRAISARADVSQGMIRHHFSSKEELITAAYEYHMDRLTDLTSAFAGADCGAPAARLAAFVVGSLTPPVVDAGSVSLWAGFFTKVHTDKQMRDTHERTYYKFRDRLEVLIAAVLNEAGQPRTPQELRHLAIACNAVIDGLWMEGGVLPSAFAPGELPEIGIGSVGAILGIDLTKAGQQI; this is translated from the coding sequence ATGCAAGTGTATAATTACGAGATCTGGATATCGCCCGTGTCGGACAGCACTCCCAAATTCAAGCGTGAGCCGGCGGAGCACCGCAGGGAGGCGCTGATTAAGGCGACCCTGTCGCTGATCGCCGAAAAGGGCGTTCATGCAGCAACGGTCCGGGCAATTTCTGCCCGCGCCGATGTGTCACAAGGTATGATCCGGCATCACTTTTCGTCCAAAGAAGAGCTGATTACCGCTGCCTATGAATATCACATGGACCGGTTGACCGATTTGACATCGGCCTTTGCGGGCGCCGACTGTGGCGCACCAGCAGCGCGGCTCGCGGCCTTTGTTGTAGGGAGCCTGACACCGCCGGTTGTTGATGCCGGGTCGGTTAGTCTTTGGGCGGGCTTCTTCACCAAGGTCCATACTGACAAGCAGATGCGGGATACGCACGAACGAACCTATTACAAATTCCGCGACCGTCTCGAAGTGCTGATTGCAGCTGTCTTGAACGAAGCTGGCCAGCCACGAACGCCGCAGGAGCTGCGTCATCTTGCAATCGCCTGCAACGCCGTGATCGACGGATTGTGGATGGAAGGCGGTGTTCTTCCGAGCGCTTTCGCGCCGGGTGAGCTTCCGGAAATCGGGATTGGATCGGTCGGCGCAATCCTCGGAATAGACCTTACAAAGGCAGGGCAGCAGATATGA
- a CDS encoding MFS transporter yields MPDRISPLILFRNQTFRSLWIAALASNFGGLVQAVGAAWLMTSLSDSQNMVALVQGSVALPIMIFSLLAGVFADNFDRRRVMLIAQSFMFGVSILLTFMAFEGWLTPWLLLAFTFSIGCGTALHNPSWQATMGDIVSREELPSAVSLNSMGFNLMRSVGPAAGGAIVAIAGAAAAFAVNALSYVAIILALLRWKAPLRDTHLPREPMGSAFSAGLRYVAMSPNLMRVILRGFWFGLSAIALLALLPVVVRETLQATAFVYGIMLGCFGMGAVFGALANAGLRARFRNEMIARGGFVGFALSCAVLAVSAQPVLSGAALMLAGACWVLSLSMFNVTIQLSTPRWVVGRVIALYQTGTFGGMAAGSLIWGIVADRGGPETALAEASVMLLIGALIGLRLPLPEFSGLDLDPLNRFKEPDTRFDLSYRSGPVMVMVDYEIAQSDVPEFLAAMSLRRRVRIRDGAQQWALLRDLHRPEHWSESYHVPTWGEYVRHNERRTNADAELSDQIRRLHRGEAPPEVHRMIERQTVPLRDDMLQKGT; encoded by the coding sequence TTGCCCGACCGTATTTCGCCCCTGATCCTTTTCCGCAACCAGACCTTCCGCTCTTTGTGGATCGCCGCGCTGGCGTCGAACTTTGGTGGGCTGGTGCAGGCGGTGGGTGCCGCGTGGCTTATGACCTCGCTGTCGGACTCGCAAAATATGGTGGCGCTGGTGCAAGGCTCTGTCGCGCTTCCGATCATGATCTTCTCGTTGCTGGCGGGTGTCTTTGCCGATAATTTCGATCGCCGCCGGGTCATGTTGATCGCGCAGAGCTTTATGTTCGGCGTCTCGATCCTACTGACTTTCATGGCATTTGAGGGCTGGCTTACGCCTTGGCTACTTTTGGCGTTTACATTCTCTATCGGCTGCGGGACGGCGCTGCATAATCCGTCTTGGCAAGCGACCATGGGCGATATCGTCAGCCGAGAAGAGCTGCCCTCGGCGGTGTCGCTTAATTCCATGGGGTTCAACCTGATGCGCAGCGTCGGGCCGGCGGCAGGCGGGGCGATTGTTGCGATTGCGGGCGCAGCGGCGGCCTTTGCCGTCAATGCGCTGAGCTATGTGGCGATCATCCTTGCTCTGCTGCGCTGGAAAGCACCGCTGCGCGATACGCATTTGCCGCGTGAGCCGATGGGCAGCGCCTTTTCCGCCGGGCTGCGCTATGTCGCGATGTCGCCCAATCTGATGCGGGTTATCCTGCGCGGATTTTGGTTCGGACTGTCGGCCATTGCCCTGCTGGCGCTGCTGCCGGTTGTGGTGCGTGAGACGCTTCAGGCGACAGCTTTTGTCTATGGCATCATGCTGGGGTGTTTCGGCATGGGGGCGGTGTTTGGCGCTTTGGCAAACGCGGGGCTGCGGGCGCGGTTCCGGAATGAGATGATCGCGCGTGGCGGTTTCGTTGGGTTCGCCCTCAGCTGCGCCGTGCTGGCGGTCAGCGCGCAGCCTGTTTTGTCGGGTGCCGCGCTGATGCTCGCTGGGGCGTGTTGGGTGCTGTCGCTGTCGATGTTCAACGTGACGATCCAGCTTTCAACGCCGCGATGGGTCGTGGGCCGGGTGATCGCGCTTTACCAGACCGGCACTTTCGGGGGCATGGCGGCAGGCAGTTTGATCTGGGGGATCGTCGCCGACCGGGGTGGGCCGGAAACCGCGCTCGCCGAGGCCAGTGTGATGCTGCTGATCGGTGCGCTGATCGGCCTGCGGCTGCCACTGCCAGAGTTCAGCGGGCTCGATCTTGACCCGCTCAACCGTTTCAAAGAACCCGACACGCGGTTTGATCTTAGCTATCGCAGCGGGCCGGTGATGGTCATGGTCGATTATGAGATTGCGCAGTCGGATGTGCCGGAATTTCTTGCGGCGATGAGCCTGCGACGTCGGGTCCGCATCCGCGATGGGGCGCAGCAATGGGCGCTGCTGCGCGATCTGCACCGACCGGAACATTGGAGCGAGAGCTATCATGTGCCCACGTGGGGTGAATACGTCCGTCACAACGAGCGGCGGACCAATGCAGATGCAGAGCTATCGGATCAGATCAGGCGGCTCCACCGCGGCGAGGCACCGCCCGAAGTGCATCGGATGATTGAGCGCCAAACCGTGCCACTGCGTGACGATATGTTGCAAAAAGGGACTTAA
- a CDS encoding carbohydrate kinase family protein, with the protein MILCSGEALIDMIPTPTTTGPEGFVPHAGGAVFNTAIALGRLGSQVGMLSGLSSDMFGRQLVDGLKASHVDVSHLVLSDRPTTLAFVRLVGGHATYDFYDENSAGRMITPGDMPTLSGEVSALYFGGISLACEPGADAYADLLARNAEGRAVMIDPNIRPGFIKDIERYRQRLDRMLALSDIVKVSDEDLNWINPAPLSLRDKVAELLAKGPSVVILTRGGEGATGYLANGEEVQVPAVKTEIVDTVGAGDTFNAGVLAKMSELGQLHKSALANLSPEVLAEALAYGARVAAVTVSRAGANPPWVEEI; encoded by the coding sequence ATGATCCTTTGCAGCGGAGAAGCCCTGATCGATATGATCCCAACCCCCACCACCACAGGGCCAGAGGGGTTTGTGCCCCATGCGGGCGGGGCGGTTTTCAACACGGCGATCGCTTTGGGGCGGTTGGGGTCACAGGTCGGGATGCTCTCGGGTCTGTCGTCGGACATGTTTGGGCGGCAGTTGGTTGATGGACTGAAGGCAAGCCATGTCGACGTGTCGCATCTTGTCCTATCCGACCGCCCGACGACCCTCGCTTTTGTTCGGCTGGTGGGTGGCCATGCAACCTATGATTTCTATGACGAAAACTCCGCAGGCCGCATGATCACGCCGGGGGATATGCCCACGCTCTCGGGCGAGGTTTCGGCGCTTTATTTCGGCGGGATCAGCTTGGCCTGCGAGCCGGGGGCGGATGCCTATGCCGATCTGCTGGCGCGCAACGCCGAAGGGCGCGCGGTGATGATCGACCCCAACATTCGCCCCGGTTTCATCAAAGATATCGAACGCTACCGCCAAAGGCTCGACCGAATGCTGGCCTTGTCGGACATCGTGAAGGTGTCGGATGAGGATCTGAATTGGATCAACCCCGCGCCCCTGTCGCTGCGCGACAAGGTGGCAGAGTTGTTGGCCAAGGGGCCATCGGTGGTCATCCTGACCCGCGGGGGCGAGGGGGCAACGGGCTATCTGGCAAATGGCGAAGAGGTGCAAGTCCCTGCCGTAAAAACGGAAATCGTCGATACGGTGGGGGCAGGCGATACGTTCAACGCAGGCGTGTTGGCGAAGATGTCAGAGCTTGGGCAGTTGCATAAATCCGCTCTGGCCAATCTCTCACCTGAGGTGCTGGCAGAGGCATTGGCCTATGGTGCACGGGTCGCTGCTGTGACCGTTTCGCGCGCCGGTGCGAACCCGCCTTGGGTTGAGGAAATATGA
- a CDS encoding pyridoxal phosphate-dependent aminotransferase gives MKQTDITKRLAGLGGAKWEVHLKARALAAQGRDIIELTIGEPDVPTPDALVDVAADAMRRGRTGYSDGRGEMGLRAALAERYSRTAGRRITPDQAMCFPGTQTALYAVLLGVAEAGQQVLVGDPMYATYEGVIRSSGAEMVPVPLRPENGFRIHADDIAARITPQTAAILLTTPHNPTGSVLTRADIDALGELAIAHDLWIISDEVYEDLIFDTSDFCSPLWRPQLADRVIVVSSISKSHAAPGFRSGWCIGPEAFTEALLPLSETMLFGNQPFIADMTEKAVREGSPVADGMKHRFAARAARLHSRLSDESQLKVHRPEAGMFAMIDVSATGMSGTDYALHLLEHGGVAVMPGASFGETLDAWVRVALTTGDAAFDTACDRIIHHAAQLQLESA, from the coding sequence ATGAAACAGACAGATATAACCAAACGCCTTGCAGGGCTTGGCGGCGCGAAATGGGAAGTTCATCTAAAGGCCCGCGCGCTTGCCGCACAGGGCCGCGACATCATCGAGCTGACCATTGGCGAACCGGACGTGCCGACACCCGATGCGCTTGTGGACGTTGCCGCAGATGCGATGCGCCGCGGTCGTACTGGCTATTCCGACGGCCGGGGGGAGATGGGGCTACGCGCCGCACTGGCCGAGCGCTATTCGCGCACCGCGGGCCGCCGCATCACGCCGGATCAGGCTATGTGCTTTCCCGGCACGCAGACGGCCCTTTATGCGGTGCTGCTGGGTGTGGCCGAAGCCGGTCAGCAGGTTCTGGTCGGTGACCCGATGTACGCCACTTACGAAGGGGTGATCCGCTCCAGCGGTGCTGAGATGGTTCCGGTCCCGCTGCGCCCGGAAAACGGCTTTCGCATTCATGCTGATGACATCGCGGCGCGGATCACCCCGCAGACTGCGGCAATCCTGTTGACCACGCCGCATAACCCCACGGGATCGGTGCTGACCCGCGCGGATATAGACGCGCTTGGTGAACTGGCAATCGCCCATGACCTCTGGATCATTTCTGACGAGGTCTACGAAGACCTGATCTTTGACACCTCCGACTTCTGCTCTCCCTTGTGGCGCCCGCAGTTGGCTGACCGCGTTATCGTTGTGTCCTCAATCTCAAAATCCCACGCAGCGCCGGGTTTTCGCAGCGGTTGGTGCATCGGGCCGGAAGCCTTCACCGAGGCACTTTTGCCGCTGTCGGAAACCATGCTCTTTGGCAACCAGCCCTTTATCGCGGATATGACCGAAAAGGCAGTGCGCGAAGGGTCACCTGTGGCCGATGGGATGAAGCACCGTTTCGCCGCGCGGGCTGCGCGGCTGCACAGCCGCCTATCTGACGAGAGCCAGTTGAAGGTGCACCGCCCAGAAGCTGGCATGTTTGCAATGATCGACGTTTCAGCCACGGGCATGAGCGGCACAGACTATGCCCTTCACCTGCTTGAGCATGGTGGCGTCGCGGTCATGCCCGGTGCCTCCTTTGGCGAGACGCTTGATGCTTGGGTGCGGGTGGCGCTGACCACCGGCGATGCGGCATTCGACACGGCCTGTGACCGGATCATCCACCATGCCGCACAGCTGCAACTGGAATCCGCATGA
- a CDS encoding 5-guanidino-2-oxopentanoate decarboxylase, producing MTSVGEALVAQLSARGVDCVFGIPGVHTIELYRGLAASGIRHVTPRHEQGAGFMADGYARVSGKPGVAFVITGPGLTNTLTAMGQARADSVPMLVISGVNTLPSLGQGRGHLHELPDQRAMARTVALMSERVESGDELTPMLARVFEPFNSGRPGPTHLEIPLDVAGTPYTTEAQARSETAPPSPSAEQIAKAAALLAQSKAPVILAGGGARRAGAALRALAEKLGAPVVQTVNARGLMFEHPLGVPASPSLQAVRRLIAQADVVLALGTELGPTDYDMYATGTMPEMQRLIRIDVCAEQLARHAAEMSILGDATTAIDALNAAIDREAASDGAERTAKARREAFEEIGPEMRALCNVLAKLRATVPGAIMVGDSAQPIYAGNLYYDHDRPGGWFNAATGFGALGYGIPAAIGAAVAAPDTPVICIAGDGGAQFSLPELMCAVQENLSICFMIWNNHGYQEIATSMQNAGVNVVGCDPTPPDFAAVAQSCGLPFWRCGPKPEAVADALRAATGKGGPTLIEIQAQPFLRP from the coding sequence ATGACCAGCGTCGGAGAGGCACTGGTCGCCCAACTTTCAGCGCGCGGTGTCGACTGTGTTTTCGGCATTCCGGGCGTCCATACGATTGAGCTTTACCGGGGTTTGGCTGCCTCAGGCATTCGCCATGTGACACCCCGCCACGAACAGGGCGCGGGGTTCATGGCGGATGGCTACGCACGGGTATCTGGCAAACCCGGTGTTGCCTTTGTCATAACCGGGCCGGGCCTGACCAATACGCTGACGGCAATGGGGCAGGCGCGGGCCGATTCAGTGCCGATGCTGGTGATTTCCGGCGTCAACACGCTGCCCAGCCTCGGGCAGGGCAGGGGCCACCTGCACGAATTACCGGATCAACGGGCTATGGCGCGGACCGTTGCGCTGATGTCGGAGCGTGTCGAAAGCGGTGATGAGCTGACGCCGATGCTCGCGCGGGTGTTCGAGCCGTTTAACAGTGGTCGACCCGGCCCCACCCATCTTGAAATCCCGCTCGACGTTGCCGGTACGCCCTATACCACAGAGGCGCAGGCCCGTTCTGAGACGGCTCCGCCTTCTCCGTCTGCCGAACAGATCGCAAAAGCCGCCGCGCTATTGGCGCAGAGCAAGGCACCAGTGATCCTCGCCGGGGGAGGGGCCCGTCGCGCGGGGGCGGCCCTGCGCGCACTTGCCGAAAAGCTAGGCGCGCCAGTCGTGCAGACGGTGAATGCGCGCGGCTTAATGTTTGAGCATCCTTTAGGTGTTCCGGCCAGCCCCAGCCTGCAGGCCGTGCGTAGGCTCATTGCCCAGGCCGACGTCGTACTGGCTTTGGGTACTGAATTGGGCCCGACCGATTATGATATGTATGCCACCGGCACGATGCCGGAGATGCAAAGGCTCATCCGTATTGATGTATGCGCTGAACAGCTTGCCCGCCATGCCGCCGAGATGTCGATTCTCGGAGACGCGACTACCGCAATTGATGCGCTGAATGCGGCTATAGACCGAGAGGCTGCTTCAGATGGCGCGGAACGGACCGCGAAGGCTCGCCGCGAGGCTTTCGAGGAAATCGGTCCGGAAATGCGCGCGCTTTGCAATGTCCTTGCCAAACTGCGCGCGACAGTTCCGGGGGCGATCATGGTCGGCGATTCCGCGCAGCCGATATACGCGGGCAACCTCTATTACGATCACGACCGGCCCGGTGGCTGGTTTAACGCCGCCACCGGATTCGGCGCGCTTGGCTATGGCATCCCCGCCGCGATTGGTGCCGCAGTGGCAGCGCCAGACACGCCGGTGATCTGCATCGCAGGTGATGGCGGCGCGCAGTTCAGCCTGCCGGAGCTGATGTGCGCCGTTCAGGAAAACCTGTCGATCTGCTTCATGATCTGGAACAACCACGGCTATCAGGAAATCGCCACCTCCATGCAGAACGCAGGGGTGAACGTTGTTGGCTGTGACCCGACCCCACCAGATTTCGCCGCAGTTGCCCAATCCTGTGGCTTGCCGTTCTGGCGCTGCGGGCCAAAGCCAGAGGCCGTCGCAGACGCGCTCCGCGCGGCCACGGGCAAAGGCGGGCCAACCCTAATTGAAATTCAGGCCCAGCCATTCCTGCGCCCGTGA
- the zwf gene encoding glucose-6-phosphate dehydrogenase — MVSRVIPVDPFDLVIFGATGDLARRKILPGLFHRFTVGQMPDAARIVGAARSEFDAEAFRSMIRDSLLEFAPALAKETTLLEQFLGMVQYVRVDAAGDAGWADLKDLMRDDVVRAFYLSVSPSLFGTIGGKLHDHGIATRASRIVVEKPFGHDLETAQALNADLRANFDESQIYRIDHYLGKETVQNLMALRFANALWEPLWNSTHIDHVQITVSESLGVEGRGEYYDRSGAMRDMVQNHLMQLLCLTAMEPPSRFDPNAVRDEKVKVIEALEPVAQKDLARGQYRAANGEGGYRDHAGDPDSRTESFIAMKVKIANWRWAGTPFYLRTGKKLRGRSSEIAVIFRDPPHMIFPAMEGHKGNALIIRLQPDEGITLRNTIKDPGPGGMRLAEVSLDMTFADALGEEATPQDAYERLIMDVIRGDQTLFMRGDEVEAAWAWADPIIHGWEETRQPPYPYDPASSGPEEALMLMHRDGRRWREITRKDDQ, encoded by the coding sequence ATGGTTTCACGCGTTATCCCCGTCGATCCTTTCGACCTCGTTATCTTTGGCGCCACGGGTGACCTTGCCCGGCGCAAGATTCTGCCCGGTCTTTTCCATCGTTTTACCGTGGGTCAGATGCCCGATGCCGCTCGGATCGTTGGCGCGGCCCGCTCTGAGTTTGATGCCGAAGCTTTTCGCAGCATGATCCGTGATAGCCTGCTGGAGTTTGCCCCCGCACTGGCCAAAGAAACCACGCTGCTGGAGCAGTTCCTCGGTATGGTGCAATACGTTCGCGTTGATGCTGCGGGCGATGCGGGCTGGGCGGACCTGAAAGACCTGATGCGTGATGATGTCGTGCGGGCCTTTTACCTCTCGGTCTCGCCATCTCTTTTTGGCACGATCGGCGGCAAGCTGCACGATCATGGGATCGCTACCCGCGCAAGCCGTATCGTTGTCGAAAAGCCCTTTGGTCATGATCTGGAGACCGCGCAGGCGCTGAACGCCGATCTGCGGGCGAATTTTGACGAAAGCCAGATTTACCGGATCGACCACTATCTTGGCAAAGAGACGGTGCAGAACCTCATGGCGTTGCGCTTTGCCAATGCGCTGTGGGAACCGCTGTGGAATTCCACCCATATCGACCATGTGCAGATCACGGTGTCCGAGAGCCTCGGTGTTGAGGGGCGGGGCGAGTATTACGACCGCTCGGGCGCGATGCGCGATATGGTACAAAACCACCTGATGCAGCTCTTGTGCCTCACCGCGATGGAGCCGCCTTCGCGTTTTGACCCGAATGCGGTGCGCGATGAGAAGGTGAAGGTGATCGAGGCGTTGGAGCCGGTGGCGCAAAAAGACCTCGCCCGCGGCCAGTACCGTGCGGCGAATGGCGAGGGCGGCTACCGCGACCATGCCGGCGACCCCGACAGCCGCACTGAAAGCTTCATCGCGATGAAGGTGAAAATCGCCAACTGGCGGTGGGCGGGCACGCCATTCTACCTGCGCACGGGCAAGAAGTTGCGCGGGCGTAGCTCTGAGATTGCGGTCATCTTCCGCGACCCGCCGCATATGATCTTCCCCGCGATGGAGGGGCATAAGGGCAATGCCCTGATCATCCGCCTGCAACCGGACGAAGGCATCACCCTGCGCAACACGATCAAAGATCCCGGCCCCGGCGGCATGCGTCTGGCCGAAGTGTCGCTGGATATGACCTTTGCCGATGCCTTGGGCGAAGAGGCCACGCCACAAGACGCCTATGAGCGGCTGATCATGGATGTGATCCGTGGCGATCAGACGCTGTTCATGCGTGGTGACGAGGTCGAGGCCGCTTGGGCTTGGGCCGATCCGATCATTCACGGCTGGGAAGAGACCCGGCAACCTCCGTACCCCTATGACCCTGCCAGTTCCGGCCCCGAAGAAGCGCTGATGCTGATGCACCGCGACGGCCGTCGCTGGCGCGAGATCACAAGAAAGGACGACCAATGA
- a CDS encoding DMT family transporter has protein sequence MMQGNRWGVIAILFAAVVWGTTGTAATFAPDVSAAAIGAAAMGLGGIAQALWAGRGILQQRARLWDQRRLLVIGALAVAVYPLAFYGAMRLAGVTVGTVITIGSAPLLSALIEYVLDGRRLTLRWSLGAVVGLIGMGLICLAEGVAHDRGADATSVPLGVLLGLIGGFTYALYSWSARKMMLQGTRSSVAMGATFGLGGLMLMPVLLVSGNAFLASWSNAAVGLYMAAVPMFLGYISFGYGLARVEASTATVITLFEPVVAAVLAVLIVAERLPPLGWVGVALVIGCLAIITLPLPARLRRGARAQPPGVV, from the coding sequence ATGATGCAAGGCAACCGCTGGGGCGTGATCGCCATTCTTTTCGCCGCTGTGGTCTGGGGCACAACCGGCACCGCTGCTACCTTCGCACCCGATGTCAGCGCTGCCGCCATCGGGGCGGCGGCCATGGGGCTGGGCGGGATTGCACAGGCGCTTTGGGCCGGGCGGGGCATTTTGCAGCAACGCGCGCGGCTTTGGGATCAACGCCGCTTGCTGGTGATCGGCGCACTTGCTGTTGCGGTCTATCCTCTGGCCTTCTACGGCGCGATGCGGTTGGCGGGGGTGACGGTGGGCACGGTTATCACCATCGGTTCCGCACCGCTGCTGTCGGCTCTGATCGAATACGTGCTTGATGGTCGTCGCCTGACCCTACGGTGGTCCCTCGGTGCGGTCGTGGGGTTGATTGGCATGGGGCTGATCTGCCTCGCTGAAGGGGTCGCGCATGATAGAGGGGCGGACGCCACATCCGTCCCACTGGGCGTTCTTTTGGGTCTGATCGGGGGGTTTACCTACGCGCTGTATTCGTGGAGCGCGCGGAAGATGATGCTGCAAGGAACAAGATCCTCGGTGGCCATGGGGGCCACTTTTGGGCTGGGTGGGCTGATGCTCATGCCGGTTCTGCTTGTTTCAGGTAACGCGTTTCTTGCCTCCTGGAGCAACGCTGCCGTGGGTCTCTACATGGCCGCTGTTCCGATGTTTCTGGGCTACATCAGTTTTGGCTACGGCCTTGCCCGGGTAGAGGCAAGCACGGCAACCGTCATAACCCTTTTTGAGCCTGTGGTGGCAGCGGTACTGGCCGTGCTAATTGTCGCAGAGCGCCTGCCCCCGCTTGGCTGGGTCGGGGTGGCACTGGTCATCGGCTGCCTCGCAATCATCACCCTCCCCCTGCCTGCAAGGCTTCGTCGCGGTGCGCGTGCTCAGCCGCCGGGCGTGGTTTGA
- a CDS encoding dimethylarginine dimethylaminohydrolase family protein has product MTDPTYEFTRAVTRRPAASIVNGLRAEDIGTPDLARMEEAHTHYVATLKETGAEVIELPALEAFPDSVFVEDTALCLPKGAVLMRPGAPSRMGEVAEMAPTLRALYDELRQIEGPGHVEGGDILVTGREILVGRSDRTDAEGVAELTRIVSDWSYSLREVFTPPGVLHFKTDCSLLDGDTILSTKRLDASGCFEGYRVLHTAEGEEAAANSIRFNQFVLCPAGFPRTAEMLTNEGYKVVEISNSECAKLDGGMSCLSLRF; this is encoded by the coding sequence ATGACAGACCCCACCTATGAATTCACCCGCGCCGTCACCCGCCGCCCCGCTGCCAGCATCGTCAACGGTCTGCGCGCCGAAGACATCGGCACGCCCGATCTTGCCCGAATGGAAGAAGCTCACACGCATTACGTTGCGACGCTGAAAGAGACGGGCGCTGAGGTGATCGAACTGCCCGCACTAGAAGCGTTTCCGGATTCCGTCTTTGTCGAGGATACCGCGCTTTGTTTGCCTAAGGGTGCGGTTTTGATGCGCCCCGGCGCACCAAGCCGCATGGGGGAGGTCGCTGAAATGGCGCCGACACTGCGCGCCCTCTACGACGAACTGCGCCAGATCGAAGGCCCCGGCCACGTCGAAGGAGGTGACATTCTGGTCACTGGGCGCGAGATCTTGGTGGGCCGGTCAGATCGTACCGATGCCGAGGGCGTGGCCGAGCTGACGCGGATCGTTTCGGACTGGAGCTATAGCCTGCGCGAGGTCTTTACCCCGCCCGGTGTGCTGCATTTCAAGACCGATTGCTCGCTGCTCGACGGTGACACCATCCTCAGCACCAAACGGCTCGACGCTTCGGGCTGCTTCGAAGGTTACCGCGTGCTGCACACCGCAGAGGGCGAAGAGGCCGCGGCCAATAGCATTCGGTTCAACCAGTTTGTGCTGTGCCCCGCGGGCTTTCCCCGCACCGCCGAAATGCTGACAAATGAGGGCTATAAAGTCGTTGAAATCAGCAATTCCGAGTGCGCCAAACTGGACGGCGGCATGTCGTGTTTGTCTTTAAGGTTTTGA
- a CDS encoding ROK family transcriptional regulator, with protein sequence MRAHNERLVLSFVRRSGPTSKAEIARLTGLSAQTVSVIMRALEADGLLKKGARVRGRVGQPSVPISLNPGGAFFLGLKIGRRSVELILTDFEGQVTHHSREVYQHPTPAAVMGFATLALQNSLASLTADQQARVAGLGIALPFGMWEWEVASGDLSAWRDFDIAAALAEVVDLPIYICNDASAACGAELVFGTQDKPRDFLYFYIGYFVGGGLVLDSKLYTGKTGNAGALGSMPLAGDAPRQLVDVASLATLEAALQQAGETRRASWSDPAAWVMSEHILERWLDSAADALAQAIRMTACLIDFDTVMIDGSLPVKVRADIVARCRRHLAAQPLPGVTLPELREGTVGSDARALGAASLPLSDRFLVDRDAFLKG encoded by the coding sequence ATGCGGGCGCATAACGAACGGCTTGTTCTGTCGTTTGTCCGCCGTAGTGGCCCGACCTCCAAGGCTGAGATCGCCCGTCTGACGGGCCTATCTGCGCAAACCGTTTCCGTCATCATGCGGGCGCTTGAGGCGGATGGACTTCTGAAAAAAGGCGCGCGGGTGCGGGGCCGGGTGGGGCAGCCTTCGGTGCCGATTAGCCTCAATCCAGGGGGGGCTTTCTTTCTGGGGTTAAAGATCGGGCGGCGCAGTGTGGAGCTGATCCTGACCGACTTCGAAGGGCAAGTGACGCACCACAGCCGCGAGGTTTATCAGCATCCAACCCCTGCCGCCGTCATGGGGTTCGCAACCCTTGCCCTGCAAAACTCGCTTGCCTCGTTGACCGCCGATCAACAGGCGCGCGTCGCGGGTCTGGGCATCGCGCTGCCCTTTGGTATGTGGGAATGGGAGGTGGCCAGCGGCGATCTGAGCGCATGGCGTGATTTTGATATCGCGGCGGCCTTAGCCGAGGTTGTCGATCTGCCGATCTACATCTGCAATGACGCTTCCGCCGCCTGCGGGGCAGAGCTGGTCTTTGGCACGCAGGATAAACCACGCGATTTTCTATATTTCTACATCGGCTATTTCGTCGGCGGCGGCCTGGTGCTGGATAGCAAGCTCTACACTGGCAAAACCGGCAATGCGGGGGCGCTGGGCTCCATGCCGCTGGCCGGAGACGCACCGCGTCAATTGGTCGATGTCGCCTCATTGGCGACATTAGAGGCGGCGTTGCAACAGGCCGGAGAGACCCGCCGCGCCAGTTGGAGCGACCCGGCAGCTTGGGTCATGTCGGAACACATACTGGAACGGTGGCTCGACAGTGCAGCCGATGCGCTGGCACAGGCGATCCGCATGACCGCCTGCCTGATCGATTTCGACACAGTGATGATCGACGGCTCCCTCCCCGTGAAGGTGCGCGCGGACATTGTCGCGCGCTGCCGTCGCCACCTTGCAGCACAGCCCCTCCCGGGCGTGACCCTTCCTGAGCTGCGCGAAGGCACCGTTGGCAGCGACGCCCGCGCGCTTGGTGCGGCGAGCCTGCCGCTTTCTGATCGTTTCCTCGTCGACCGCGACGCATTTTTGAAAGGCTAA